Genomic window (Zingiber officinale cultivar Zhangliang chromosome 2B, Zo_v1.1, whole genome shotgun sequence):
TGAGTCGGCAGcctttaagcatgtctgtactatGGAACCATATCCAAGGATGGCGACTCCATTTCCTTCCATCAGAATCCTACCCTTCCCGATCTGTTGAAACAAACCGAAATGTATTAGCTTTACTCACAAACATCATAACACATTTTTTTTCAGACATGAAAGCACACCTCTAGTGGGGTTCCTTTGTAGCCCTGCGGCAGGGGCACACCAACTCCGGCGCCCCTAGGGAACCTGAAGCAGCTCGGTCGATCGTCAATTGCCACTGCTGTGGCTACCATATGCATTAGCTCAGCTTCATCGGACGGGGCCATCACGACCATGTTGGGTAAGCACGCCATGTAAGTAATGTCGAAAGCTCCACAATGAGTAGGTCCGTCGCCTCCGACTAGGCCAGCCCGATCCAGTGCGAACCGGACAGGAAGCTTCTGCAAGTCCACATCATGAACCACCTGAACAGATCATAGTTAACATATCCATCAGAATTTGATAGCAATTGTTCATGGTATGAACTGAAAAGTACTTTTCCACTGTGCCATTACCTGATCATATCCCCGTTGCAGAAACGATGAATATATGGCGCAGAAAGGCTTCAGGCCTTCGGCGGCCAAACCAGCTGCGAAGGTGACCGCATGCTGCTCAGCGATTCCCACATCGAAGCATTTGTCTGGGAACTTATCTTCGAAATAATTAAGCCCGGTGCCAGTTACCATGGCTGCGTGCACAGCCACAATCTTGTCATCAGCCTCAGCCTCTTTGATGAGTGACTGTGCAAAGCAGTCTGTGTATGAAAGGGTGGGGGATTTTGTCTTGAATTGCTTCCTAGTTTTTGGGTCGGATTTCACAACACCTACAGCATGGAATACATGTATCAGACCACCACATATAACGATCTGCGATGATCAGGTCTACGAGGAATCAGTGAATAATGCTAACCGTGGTTCTTATTGGCAACAGCCTGAGCAGGGGGATACCCCTTTCCTTTCTCTGTCACAATATGGATGAGAACAGGACCAGGAGCTGGCACTGACTTCACCTTCTCAAAGATTGTGATCAAATCTTCGACATTGTGACCGTCAACTGGTCCTATATAATATAGACCAATCTCCTCAAACAATGTAGAGCCAGAGGCACTGATCAATCCCCGGGCATATTCATCCACCTTTGCAGCAATCTCATGTGTTTGTCCACCAATTTGCTCTGTGAGACACTAAACAAACAAGTGTTTGAGAAAATCTTATACAAACATCTTTGATAAACAACCAGCAAATTATCACTGACAGCTCTAATTTACACATATGTAATCATGATATCAATTGAGAAAGTGAAAAATACAAGAAGAGTAGTTGCAAAAGGTTGACATTAAAAATTTGGATAAAAAAGAAAGGTAGATCAAACAATTGCATGTTTAAGAAGTAGATCAAGAATAGGATATATTTGCCAAGGATAGACACACTACCTTAGCAGCTTCGCGGAGCATCCGCAACTTAGGGCTGGATTGAAGTGTGGTAAGGGCTTTACTGAGTGTTCCAACAGGAGCTTCAGGTGCATCAAGGGTTGCAACTGGAAGTGAAACTTTCCTATTATCATTCAACACAACAATAAGGTTGGAATCCAAGTAGCCAGCATTGTTCATGGCCTCAAAGGCCTGGCCAGCAGTCACAGCACCATCCCCAATTACCGAAATAACATGATTCTTCTTCCCTAGCAAATCTCTTGCAACAGCCATTCCTGAAatagaacaacaacaacaacaaaaaagctCAGAAACAAAGAACAGTTTCAATTTGAAAATCAGATGAATAAGTTAGGTTTACCAAGGCCTGCTGAGATGCTTGTGGAGCAGTGGCCAGCGCCAAAGGCGTCGTAAACGCTCTCATCCCTCTTTGGGAATCCAGAAAGCCCCGAGGTCTGCCTGATGGTATGCATCCTCGACCTTCTTCCGGTCAATATCTTGTGAGGGAAGGCCTGGAATCATTCAATTTCGTTTCAGTGTCCAATTTCCCAACCTCGAAAAGACTATGAATCACTGACCTGATGGCCGACATCCCAAATGATCTTGTCTTCAGGAGCATCAAACACATGGTGAAGAGCCACAGCCAGCTCCACCGACCCCAAGCCGCCGCTCAACTGCTCTCCAGTTTTCGACATAGTGTACACGATTTCTGCTCTGAGCTCAGCCGACAACTGCCCCAAATCCTGCATTGAACACACCGCATCAGTCCCGATCTGCAGTTTCCTTGGACCTATTTCAGCGATGAACAGAGAGAagggaacaaaaaaaaaaaatcacctttGGGGAGAGGTTCTTCATGTGAATAGGATAGTTGACGGTATCGAGAAGAGGGGTCGCCGGCTTCTCCCCCGAACAATTAATCCTCCACCCGCCCATTTCCTTACTGATCACCGTCTTCCCGTCGCCGCTCGCTCTCacagaaaactaaaaaaaaaaaaatcaacacatCGGAATCCCTAGAAACAACGTCAAATCTCCGACTTCCTCCAGCCGTACCTGTCTCTTCCCGCACTGGTTCGCAGCTGAGCTCCAAGACTTGAGGAATGGAGCTTGGCAGGCCGCCATGGGAGAACTGGAAGCCTCCATCGATCGAGATCGAGAGAGGGAGGAGGAGCCGAGGAGGAGGGAGAGGAAGGTACGGGATTGGAGCAAGCAAGGCGACGCTGGGTTTAAATAGGCGTCGACGACGAAGAAATTGTTGACCTCGCTTCGCCCTGGCGAATTCCGCGTCTCttctattatttattattatttaaataatcgTGGTCAAATAATTCCATTTGCAtcattattattactattattattcaaAGGTGGGAACTGGGAAGAAATGCTGATGACATGGACAATTACGCGCCGGTCCATTTCATCTGCTCGGccgattaattattattattaattgtaTGTATTGGTATTATTAATTTGTGCATCCTGATTAATTAGAATTAATGTGACCTTCATGtgaattattataatttaatttgtttagtcatgataattttttttttaaaaaaatacatcttTCATCGTAAAAAAAAGCATAtcgtattaaaataaataaatacacatCCTTTTACCACCGTCAATCGACCCGTGTGGGTCGGTCCGTGATAAGTTTGGATTGACTCACGGATTGAAGAAATACTGAAACAGTAAATCATGAACTTTGAATATTCGTTGAGGTCTCTTGGTGTTTCTCTCATGTTCATCATAGCTAAGAGCGGGGGCGGATTCAGCGGGGAGCGGCATCGACAGTCGCCCCCTTTATCGACGGTGAAATCCCTAGTATTATGAGATTTCACTGATGAAATAGAGGATATCACCTCTTATCCCGTGTAAAAATCATCTTTTTATACTTGAATTTTTTTGAATCCGCCACTAACTAAGAGTAGAATTACTACTTATTTACAGTGTATTAATGTAATTAGGATTACTAAATTGATTTATAATTATctttatgataaattatttttaacttactTTGATATATTTTACTGGATAATTGGGGTTAAATTCATTTTACTTGATGAACATTTTCTCTTCGTTCAACGAGAAAATCGTAAATCAATCCAAACTTGTCatggtcttttttttttttttttttttttttattaggcTTATGGATTGACTCATCTAATCTATAATTCATTTTGAATTAAGTTGAATTGAATATTTTCTAATCGATTAAAATGACGAGTCGATCCGTTTCACATCATCGAATGATCGCCCCATCATGGATCAGCTCACCACACCATGGATCTATCCGTCCCTCTACTATTGACTCCACGGGTCATCCGAGATTATAAGTGGTGACATGCTTATCACATGAAGTCGTGGGGTCGAACCACAGGACTGTCGGAGTGTAAATCCTCGACTCCTGTGTAACTCATCTCATCACCACTTATCCTCTCGACTACCATTATTTACCTCCCTCATGATCACCTGAGGTCGAGTACGATGAAAACACTGAAAACAAACGATTTCACCTTTTACCACATCCGTCCCTCAACTAATTGAACCGACATCTCTGTATCCCTCCCTATTCGATTAATATTAATCAAAACTATTTCAGTATTgtctaaaattatattaatttaatcaaaattactcaAACTTATTCCAACTATTCCAATACTTTTACAATAAAAAAACCATTGCATGAAAAAATAAG
Coding sequences:
- the LOC122045132 gene encoding probable 1-deoxy-D-xylulose-5-phosphate synthase 2, chloroplastic; translation: MEASSSPMAACQAPFLKSWSSAANQCGKRQFSVRASGDGKTVISKEMGGWRINCSGEKPATPLLDTVNYPIHMKNLSPKDLGQLSAELRAEIVYTMSKTGEQLSGGLGSVELAVALHHVFDAPEDKIIWDVGHQAFPHKILTGRRSRMHTIRQTSGLSGFPKRDESVYDAFGAGHCSTSISAGLGMAVARDLLGKKNHVISVIGDGAVTAGQAFEAMNNAGYLDSNLIVVLNDNRKVSLPVATLDAPEAPVGTLSKALTTLQSSPKLRMLREAAKCLTEQIGGQTHEIAAKVDEYARGLISASGSTLFEEIGLYYIGPVDGHNVEDLITIFEKVKSVPAPGPVLIHIVTEKGKGYPPAQAVANKNHGVVKSDPKTRKQFKTKSPTLSYTDCFAQSLIKEAEADDKIVAVHAAMVTGTGLNYFEDKFPDKCFDVGIAEQHAVTFAAGLAAEGLKPFCAIYSSFLQRGYDQVVHDVDLQKLPVRFALDRAGLVGGDGPTHCGAFDITYMACLPNMVVMAPSDEAELMHMVATAVAIDDRPSCFRFPRGAGVGVPLPQGYKGTPLEIGKGRILMEGNGVAILGYGSIVQTCLKAADSLRAYGVAATVADARFCKPLDVDLVRRLANEHEILITVEEGSIGGFGSHVMQFLSRKGFLDGRVKLRSMVLPDRYINHGSPQDQFESAGLTSKHIAGTVLNLLGRPKEAFQLH